A DNA window from Longimicrobium sp. contains the following coding sequences:
- a CDS encoding heavy metal translocating P-type ATPase, which yields MQTQVSPERETAREKVTIPVSGMTCAACSGRVQRALEKQPGVQQAAVNLMLRNATVDFDPASTSADALVDAIRATGYGAELAHPDRSAFDEQEAQDRAHDEEFRNLRVKAGVSFAVAVIAMIVSMPLMAVGEHGHGATVDPFMRWAMQWLSPALRSALPWLYAIPRAALAWGLLVATLGVMAWAGRHFYTRAWAAFRHHSADMNTLVAVGTGAAFVYSVAATVAPGFFLRRGVQPDVYYEAVVFIIALILAGNAMEARAKRQTSAALRALAELQPKTARVLRGDAEIDVPVEEVRHGDAVVVRPGERIPVDGEVVSGSSAVDESMLTGESMPVQKGAGDRVIGGTINRTGAFQYRATTLGAESVLARIVKLMRDAQGSRAPIQRLADRISAVFVPIVLSIAIATFVAWFVIADQAPGVRAFAAAVAVLIIACPCAMGLAVPTAVMVSTGKGAEYGVLIKGGEALQRAGDLTTVVLDKTGTVTEGRPTVTELALAQGGEVASEDELLRLVAALETRSEHPLADAIVTRAKDAGLALPAPDAFESVTGRGAVGVVEGRAVAVGNALLMSDYAIVIGPLQGDAARLAAEGKTPMFVAVDGRLAGLVAVSDPIKESSRAAVRRLRAMGLEVVMLTGDNRHTAEAVAREAGIDRVVAEVLPEGKVAEIERLQGDGRVVAMVGDGINDAPALARADVGIAIGTGTDIAAEAADVVLMRGDLDGVAAAIHLSRRTMRTMKQNLFWAFIYNVVGIPVAAGVLYPAFGLLLSPILASAAMAFSSVSVVANSLRLRRVRLG from the coding sequence ATGCAGACCCAGGTATCGCCGGAGCGGGAGACGGCGCGCGAAAAGGTCACCATCCCCGTGAGCGGGATGACGTGCGCCGCGTGCTCCGGCCGCGTGCAGCGGGCGCTGGAGAAGCAGCCGGGGGTGCAGCAGGCCGCCGTCAATCTGATGCTCCGCAACGCGACGGTCGACTTCGATCCCGCGTCGACTTCGGCGGACGCGCTGGTGGATGCGATCCGCGCCACCGGGTACGGTGCCGAGCTGGCGCATCCGGATCGCTCTGCTTTCGACGAGCAGGAGGCGCAGGACCGCGCGCACGACGAGGAGTTCCGCAATCTGCGGGTGAAGGCCGGCGTCAGCTTCGCCGTCGCCGTGATCGCGATGATCGTTTCCATGCCGCTGATGGCGGTGGGGGAGCACGGACATGGCGCCACCGTCGACCCATTCATGCGCTGGGCGATGCAGTGGCTGAGCCCGGCCCTGCGCTCCGCGCTGCCGTGGCTGTACGCGATCCCGCGCGCGGCGCTGGCGTGGGGGCTGCTCGTGGCGACGCTGGGCGTGATGGCGTGGGCGGGCCGGCACTTCTACACGCGCGCCTGGGCCGCCTTCCGCCACCACTCCGCGGACATGAACACGCTCGTGGCGGTGGGGACGGGCGCGGCGTTCGTGTACTCGGTGGCCGCGACGGTCGCGCCCGGCTTCTTCCTGCGCCGCGGCGTGCAGCCGGACGTGTACTACGAGGCGGTGGTGTTCATCATCGCCCTGATCCTGGCCGGCAACGCGATGGAGGCCCGTGCCAAGCGCCAGACCTCCGCCGCCCTGCGCGCCCTCGCCGAGCTCCAGCCGAAGACCGCGCGCGTCCTGCGCGGCGACGCGGAGATCGACGTCCCCGTGGAGGAAGTGCGGCACGGCGACGCGGTGGTGGTGCGGCCCGGCGAGCGCATCCCCGTGGACGGCGAGGTCGTGTCCGGATCGAGCGCGGTGGACGAGTCCATGCTCACCGGCGAGTCGATGCCGGTGCAAAAGGGGGCGGGCGACCGGGTGATCGGCGGCACCATCAACCGCACGGGCGCCTTCCAGTACCGCGCAACCACCCTGGGCGCGGAGAGCGTGCTGGCGCGCATCGTCAAGCTGATGCGCGACGCGCAGGGCTCGCGCGCGCCCATCCAGCGCCTGGCCGACCGCATCAGCGCCGTCTTCGTCCCGATCGTCCTCTCCATCGCCATCGCCACCTTTGTAGCGTGGTTCGTGATCGCGGACCAGGCGCCGGGGGTGCGCGCATTCGCGGCGGCGGTGGCGGTGCTGATCATCGCCTGCCCCTGCGCCATGGGGCTCGCCGTGCCCACCGCGGTGATGGTGAGCACGGGCAAGGGCGCCGAGTACGGCGTGCTGATCAAGGGCGGCGAGGCGCTCCAGCGCGCCGGGGACCTGACCACCGTCGTGCTGGACAAGACGGGCACCGTAACCGAAGGGCGCCCCACCGTCACCGAGCTGGCGCTGGCGCAGGGCGGTGAGGTGGCGTCGGAGGACGAGCTCCTCCGCCTGGTCGCAGCGCTGGAGACGCGTTCCGAGCACCCGCTGGCCGACGCCATCGTGACGCGCGCAAAGGATGCGGGGCTCGCGCTGCCGGCGCCCGATGCATTCGAATCGGTGACGGGGCGCGGCGCGGTCGGGGTGGTGGAGGGGAGGGCGGTCGCGGTGGGGAACGCGCTGCTGATGTCCGACTACGCCATCGTCATCGGCCCGCTCCAGGGCGACGCGGCGCGGCTCGCCGCCGAGGGGAAGACGCCGATGTTCGTGGCGGTCGATGGACGGCTGGCGGGGCTCGTGGCGGTATCCGATCCCATCAAGGAAAGCTCGCGCGCGGCGGTGCGGCGGCTCCGCGCAATGGGGCTGGAGGTGGTGATGCTGACCGGCGACAACCGCCACACGGCCGAGGCGGTCGCGCGCGAGGCGGGGATCGACCGCGTGGTGGCCGAGGTGCTGCCGGAGGGGAAGGTGGCCGAGATCGAGCGGCTGCAGGGCGACGGCAGGGTGGTGGCGATGGTGGGCGATGGCATCAACGACGCGCCCGCGCTCGCCCGCGCGGACGTGGGGATCGCCATCGGCACCGGCACGGACATCGCCGCCGAGGCCGCGGACGTGGTGCTGATGCGCGGCGATCTGGACGGTGTCGCCGCCGCCATCCACCTCTCGCGGCGCACGATGCGAACGATGAAGCAGAACCTGTTCTGGGCCTTCATCTACAACGTCGTGGGGATCCCGGTCGCGGCGGGCGTGCTGTACCCCGCATTCGGCCTCCTCCTCTCGCCGATCCTGGCGAGCGCCGCGATGGCGTTCAGCTCGGTGAGCGTGGTGGCGAACAGCCTGCGGTTGCGGCGGGTGAGGCTGGGGTGA
- a CDS encoding metal-sensitive transcriptional regulator, with the protein MPDTNDAPAACACGVAHGEEGGERRAVGVDAGIKERNLKRLRRIEGQIRGLQKMVEEDRYCADVMTQISSVHEALRGVGRELMRNHLKHCAAAAITGSDGAAADSMYDELVDMMYKHAR; encoded by the coding sequence ATGCCGGACACGAACGACGCACCCGCCGCCTGCGCGTGCGGGGTGGCGCACGGGGAGGAGGGCGGGGAAAGGAGGGCGGTGGGGGTGGACGCCGGGATCAAGGAGCGCAACCTCAAGCGGCTGCGGCGCATCGAGGGGCAGATCCGCGGGCTCCAGAAGATGGTGGAGGAGGACCGCTACTGCGCCGACGTCATGACGCAGATCTCGTCGGTGCACGAGGCGCTGCGCGGGGTGGGGCGCGAGCTGATGCGCAACCACCTCAAACACTGCGCCGCCGCCGCCATCACGGGCAGCGACGGCGCGGCGGCCGATTCCATGTACGACGAGCTCGTGGACATGATGTACAAGCACGCCCGCTGA
- a CDS encoding EAL domain-containing protein: MSPRTTFATGDDLAAPGPHTFPPALRDLLSGAVRRLGATAAVFVPANAEIGFHGVPDAPEQAVLTRALGELRPLANEVLATDAARYVPLPRAEPGSAATVALVPVCCDPEEPLGCLIALGGTGWSVPERIALVCMAEAAAAETAREEEAAARRRAEHRVRLLEGALRTAQVGVTIADERGRIVYANPAEARMHGYKVEDLYGREARSLAPPELWSSDGGLPAPRTHRWTRERTNVRSDGTQFPVRLCSDPIVDEAARPVGLVTWCEDLTAHAAEDAEETVAGSRDALTGTLDRAAFLHRLRLACAARERGTGDEFTLLFIDLDRFKAVNDRHGHAAGDALLSTIGQRLLACVRPTDIVGRVGGDEFAVLVRGTGREAEVVPVVHRIQRTLAAAATAGSVQIHPSATIGIALSSECEEPEDLLASADRAMYRAKALGPGHYGAGDAALRTHDSAVGAMESDLRRALDHDELALRFQPIISLRDGRLSGFEALVRWNHPQRGLLGPQAFLPVAERSDLIVDIDRWVLRAAARQLREWTSLYPVALPVSLSVNFSGRHVVRPDVAEHTRAVLREFGVGSGRLMVEVTETSMVEDAEAAAATLTALREGGVRLALDDFGTGYSSLSYLRQLPFDVLKIDRSFVQRVGQSASDRAIVRSVVSLARTLGLSVTAEGVETAEQQSALRRLDCEHGQGYLFSEPVTAAEAAGWIERGAHAFPGRARAG; the protein is encoded by the coding sequence ATGAGCCCGCGGACGACGTTCGCCACCGGCGACGATCTGGCCGCACCCGGCCCGCATACCTTTCCCCCCGCACTCCGCGACCTGCTATCGGGCGCTGTCCGCCGTCTAGGCGCGACCGCGGCCGTCTTCGTGCCCGCGAACGCCGAAATCGGCTTCCACGGCGTGCCGGACGCACCGGAGCAGGCCGTCCTCACCCGCGCGCTGGGCGAGCTGCGGCCGCTGGCCAACGAGGTGCTCGCGACCGACGCGGCGCGCTACGTCCCGCTTCCCCGCGCGGAGCCGGGCTCCGCCGCCACCGTCGCGCTGGTGCCGGTGTGCTGTGATCCGGAAGAGCCGCTCGGCTGCCTGATCGCGCTCGGCGGCACGGGATGGTCGGTGCCGGAGAGGATCGCGCTGGTGTGCATGGCGGAGGCGGCCGCGGCCGAAACGGCGCGCGAGGAAGAAGCCGCCGCACGCAGGCGCGCCGAGCACCGCGTGAGGCTGCTGGAGGGGGCGCTGCGGACGGCGCAGGTGGGCGTCACCATTGCGGACGAGCGGGGGCGCATCGTCTACGCCAACCCGGCCGAAGCGCGCATGCACGGCTACAAAGTGGAGGATCTCTACGGGCGGGAGGCGCGCTCGCTGGCGCCGCCGGAGCTGTGGAGCTCGGACGGCGGCCTCCCCGCGCCCCGCACGCACCGCTGGACGCGCGAGCGCACCAACGTGCGCAGCGACGGCACGCAGTTCCCCGTCCGCCTCTGCTCCGACCCCATCGTGGACGAAGCGGCGCGCCCCGTGGGCCTGGTCACCTGGTGCGAGGACCTGACCGCGCACGCCGCGGAAGACGCGGAGGAAACCGTCGCCGGAAGCCGGGACGCGCTCACCGGCACGCTGGACCGCGCGGCCTTTTTGCATCGGCTGCGGCTGGCCTGCGCCGCGCGCGAGAGGGGGACGGGGGACGAGTTCACCCTGCTCTTCATCGACCTGGACCGCTTCAAGGCCGTGAACGACCGCCACGGCCACGCCGCCGGCGACGCGCTCCTCTCCACCATCGGCCAGCGGCTGCTGGCGTGCGTGCGCCCCACCGACATCGTGGGCCGCGTGGGCGGCGACGAGTTCGCGGTCCTGGTGCGCGGCACCGGGCGCGAGGCGGAGGTGGTGCCCGTGGTGCACCGCATCCAGCGCACCCTTGCCGCCGCCGCCACCGCGGGCTCGGTGCAGATCCACCCCTCCGCAACCATCGGCATCGCCCTCAGCTCCGAGTGCGAGGAGCCGGAGGACCTCCTGGCCAGCGCCGACCGGGCCATGTACCGGGCGAAGGCGCTGGGCCCCGGCCATTACGGCGCGGGCGATGCGGCCCTGCGCACGCACGATTCCGCCGTCGGCGCCATGGAGTCGGACCTGCGCCGCGCGCTGGACCACGACGAGCTCGCGCTCCGCTTCCAGCCCATCATCTCCCTGCGGGACGGGCGGCTGTCCGGCTTCGAGGCGCTGGTCCGCTGGAACCACCCGCAGCGGGGGCTGCTGGGCCCGCAGGCGTTCCTGCCCGTCGCCGAGCGGAGCGACCTGATCGTGGACATCGACCGCTGGGTCCTGCGCGCCGCCGCCCGCCAGCTTCGCGAGTGGACGTCGCTCTACCCGGTGGCCCTCCCCGTCTCGCTGAGCGTCAACTTCTCGGGCCGCCACGTGGTGCGCCCGGACGTGGCGGAGCACACGCGCGCGGTGCTGCGCGAGTTCGGCGTGGGCTCGGGGCGGCTCATGGTGGAGGTCACGGAGACTTCGATGGTGGAAGACGCCGAGGCCGCCGCCGCCACACTCACCGCCCTGCGCGAGGGCGGCGTGCGCCTGGCGCTGGACGACTTCGGCACCGGCTACTCGTCGCTCTCGTACCTGCGGCAGCTCCCCTTCGACGTGCTCAAGATCGACCGCTCCTTCGTGCAGCGCGTCGGCCAGTCCGCGTCCGACCGCGCCATCGTGCGCAGCGTGGTGTCGCTGGCCCGCACGCTGGGCCTCAGCGTCACGGCCGAAGGCGTGGAGACCGCCGAACAGCAGAGTGCCCTGCGCCGGCTGGACTGCGAGCACGGGCAGGGCTACCTCTTCTCGGAGCCGGTCACCGCGGCCGAGGCGGCCGGGTGGATCGAGCGCGGCGCCCACGCCTTTCCCGGAAGGGCGCGCGCGGGGTGA
- a CDS encoding AI-2E family transporter, producing the protein MPDQPTPAAQSTISADAVTTQPPGPRPAGIQPEHIYKAVALAFGLAILFRFFDTIAQVFLMIYAAAIVAVGLNALGRRLPLERKWLAALVGVLVIGGVAALLTFGLPVLVGQLKDMVGRGPGLEQQIKEWEVWLRQQTGAPIRIPRPAEIAKPGAVGNANAVGNAMSFLEALFIPIVVFFGALFALANPNENLMSPVLRLVRADQRPAVYRVFQLLGERLVGWLRGTALAMLCVGILSVILYSLIGVPNALLLGVLNGTLEFIPLVGPWIGGGTATMVAFMDDPGKGGWTALAALAIQQIEGYVITPFAMKQSAEIHPFITLFALVLFGGMFGFLGLLLALPLVLLVWTLVQVLWVERALDTDRDRIAPVVNE; encoded by the coding sequence ATGCCAGACCAACCAACTCCCGCCGCGCAGTCCACCATCTCCGCGGACGCTGTGACCACGCAGCCCCCCGGCCCGCGGCCCGCGGGGATCCAGCCGGAGCACATCTACAAGGCTGTCGCGCTCGCGTTCGGGCTCGCGATCCTCTTCCGCTTCTTCGACACCATCGCGCAGGTCTTCTTGATGATCTACGCGGCGGCGATCGTGGCCGTGGGGCTCAACGCGCTGGGGCGGCGGCTGCCGCTGGAGCGGAAGTGGCTGGCGGCGCTGGTGGGGGTGCTGGTGATTGGCGGAGTGGCGGCGCTGCTGACCTTTGGGCTTCCCGTGCTGGTGGGGCAGCTCAAGGACATGGTGGGGCGCGGGCCGGGGCTGGAGCAGCAGATCAAGGAGTGGGAGGTGTGGCTCCGGCAGCAGACCGGCGCCCCCATCCGCATCCCCCGCCCCGCCGAGATCGCCAAGCCCGGCGCCGTGGGGAACGCCAACGCGGTGGGGAACGCGATGAGCTTCCTGGAGGCGCTGTTCATCCCCATCGTGGTGTTCTTTGGCGCCCTCTTCGCGCTGGCGAACCCCAACGAGAACCTGATGAGCCCGGTGCTGCGCCTCGTACGCGCGGACCAGCGGCCGGCCGTGTACCGCGTCTTTCAGCTCCTGGGCGAGCGGCTGGTGGGGTGGCTGCGCGGGACTGCGCTCGCCATGCTGTGCGTGGGCATCCTCAGCGTCATCCTGTACTCGCTGATCGGCGTCCCCAACGCGCTCCTGCTGGGCGTCCTGAACGGCACGCTGGAGTTCATCCCGCTGGTCGGGCCTTGGATCGGCGGGGGCACGGCCACCATGGTCGCCTTCATGGACGACCCCGGCAAAGGCGGATGGACGGCCCTCGCCGCGCTCGCCATCCAGCAGATCGAAGGGTACGTCATCACCCCCTTCGCCATGAAGCAGAGCGCCGAGATCCACCCCTTCATCACCCTCTTCGCCCTGGTGCTCTTTGGCGGGATGTTCGGCTTCCTGGGCCTCCTCCTTGCCCTCCCGCTCGTCCTCCTGGTCTGGACCCTCGTGCAGGTGCTCTGGGTGGAGCGCGCCCTCGACACCGACCGCGACCGCATCGCCCCGGTGGTGAACGAGTAG